ACAACTACTGCCTCGCCGTCCGCGACGGCGCCGTCGTGCTCGCCCCGGCCAACCCCAAGGACATCCACCAGCACTGGTACAAGGACATGCGCTTCAGCACCAGGGTCAAGGACGAGGAGGGCATGCCGGCCTTCGCGCTCGTCAACAAGGCCACCGGGCTCGCCATCAAGCACTCGCTGGGCCAGTCCCACCCGGTATGTATTTTGTCAGGTCTTGATTGATTGCCATCAGCATCAGGAGACTGATTGCTGCAATGGCGTTGCATGCTGCAGGTGAAGCTGGTGCCCTTCAAccccgaggaggaggacgcgtcGGTGCTGTGGACGGAGAGCAAGGACGTCGGCAAGGGCTTCCGCTGCATCCGCATGGTGAACAACACCCGCCTCGGCTTCGACGCTTTCCACGGCGACAAGGACCACGGCGGCGTGCACGACGGCACCACCGTCGTGCTCTGGGAGTGGTGCAAGGGCGAGAACCAGAGCTGGAAGATCCTGCCCTGGGGCCCCGAGGCGGACTCCCCCGCGGCGGGGCCCGGCAACGCGTCCGTCGGCGGCGTCCCCGTGCACACCGTGCGCATCTTCTGCAAGGCCGGCGAGGACTACAGCCTCACGGCGCGCAACGGCACCGCGTGCCTGGCGCCCACCAACCCCAGGGACGAGTACCAGCACTGGATCAAGGACATGAGGCACAGCAACCGGGTCCGGGACGAGGAGGGCTACCCGGCCTTCGCGCTCGTCAACAAGGTCACCGGCGAGGCCATCAAGCACTCCACCGGCCAGGGCCACCCGGTCAAGCTGGTGCCCTACAACCCGGACTACCAGGACGAGTCCGTGCTCTGGACGGAGAGCCGCGACGTCGGCAGCGGCTTCCGCTGCCTGCGCATGGTCAACAACATCTACCTCAACTTCGACGCCTTCCACGGCGACAAGGCCCACGGCGGCGTCCACGACGGCACCGAGATCGTGCTCTGGAAGTGGTGCGAGGGAGACAACCAGCGCTGGAAGATCCTCCCATGGTGTAAGTGCCCATCTGACCTGCACGAATCTGACGAGAACTGTCTTCGCCGAACTGTACTGTACTGTACAACCATGCCATTGATGGCCTGCCTTACATCCTTCGATGAATTCTGACTGATGTTTTTTCAATCGTTGCTTGCGTTTGCAGAGATGGTGACGGAGGAACCTTCTGGATTGAAAGGAGATGCTGCTACCTAATAATAAATGATTTCTGCAGCGTTCGAATAAAATAAAACCGTGGATTTCAGAGTGGTATTTGCGTCAGACCGTCAGTCACAGTGTGAGCCTGGTCTTACCATGTGAGGAGGAGCAGGGCCTCTGAACCTGCATTGCGATGTAATGAAATCCTTGTGGCTTTCTTTCGGTTCCCGGCGCCTGTACTCTGAACTCTGTATCGCATTTTGCTTACCTGCTTTGATCCTGTTTTACCAACCTTTGCGCCTTTCCTGTGATGAATGAATCGCGAAACTTTttcctttctttggaacaacgGACGCCTGTGCAAGAAACTCTACTTGATCGACGACACGACGGCAAGAAGAGAAGGcgaagaaaaaataaatttacAAACTCAAATTGCACGGATTGACTCAAGAAACAATCAACCGAGGAACATCTAGCGGATTTTTTTACTCCCCCCTCAACGAGTTACGCGCATCAGTGTTGGAACATGTCTCGTGTAGAGGGATCGGGCCTTTTTTTCTCGAAAAATTCTTGCACTTTGGTTGATGAACCTCTACTTtcattctgatttttttttttggtttgcgCAATGAACAAAGCTGGCTGGATGGGATCGGCCATTTTCTTATGATCGAAACAAGTTTTACCACCTCAACTTGTCATTCTGAGTCTTTGTCCACTTAACATTTTTTTTAGTATTGTTTTAGCCTTGTATGTTTACCAACTGGtcctttcaaaaataaaaagaaaaggttTACATACTGGAATCAGCACCGAGTAGAGAGGGAGAACTGGACAAACTGGGCCTTGGCTTTCTTTTGAGGTGAAAGTTGGGCCTTCGTGTTGGAATCACCAATGCAGCCGAGTTGTTGGCAATCGAATAGAATCCAGTAGAAAATTTGTCATCGAGTCTCTGTGGATTTAACATTTTTTTAATACTCTTGTAGCCTTTGTGGACAGTAACGAGTATGTATCGCTCGCGCTACATTTTTTAGATCCATTGCCTGAAAGACAGTTTGCGGGCCGGTGAGATTAATTTCAGCTCAATAACACTTTCGTTGCTCCACACTGTGGTTTTTTATGTtgatttttcattgcattttttATTAACCAATCCTGCTCCTGCATGTGAACGTTGACACACACTACTTCACATTGCATTTTACTAGTTTTctctaatttattttttatttcttttccttgagctactatgtatttattatttatttatttttctctttccctCTTTTCATTGTAAATCTcatatacaatcaaatgttccGTGATGTTCCTTAACCTATTTGTtcgctttgtagattaaattctTTTGTGACGTTGATCTATTTGTTCACgatatttaatattttgtttgttgtacattattatttatttattgcttttattttttattcatcTTGTTGAATTATTTATTCCCAgaatttaaaattaattatttagtggTCATTTCATGTAGGTAAATCGGGCCTTCATGTTGAGCTGGGGTACATTGGCCCAATCGAACCGAGTTGTTGGAAATCGAATAGAATGAAATGAATCCAGTAGAAAATTTacggcctcgtcgtcgtctgcGGTGGGCCTTGGCGTTCTTTTGAGGGGAAAACTGGGCCTTCATGCTGGGCCACTATTTGCTCAAGTTTGTTTTTGCAGACCTTGGCCTTCCTTGATGCGAAACAACTCAACTACGAAATGTAGACGCGAAATGGTATGTAACCTAGTGGTTATGTTATAAAAGCCTCAGTATACCTTAGTTTCTAGGTTTAACGGCGTTGTATTTTCTGGAGGCGACGTTCTGTcggtggtgacttcgtcaattttaaagatttgccggctcagtcttcgaagatatTTACAGTGCTAGAGTTTGTGTGTGCGTTAGAGTGTCCGAATTGCACTgtgaaattaattaaaaaagctGCAAAATGTACACAGCGCAACATTGCTTGTCGCCGATCCAGAAGGTGCGTAACCAGAACAAAGTTGATAACGATTCGTGTTCATCATCATCAACGAAAAATAAATATTCGAATTCGCTGCTTAATTAATTATATTTGGATTTGGATTCCCTTTCATTTGTTATTAGCCGTCCGTTCGTCTTTCAGCCAGCATTATTACGTACGTTTTTATCTTCTGCTTAATTAGGCACAACGTACGCATTGGTTGAGCAATATGCAATATTCTCCGGCTGCCTGCTGCCTCCTCGTGGACGCCATAACTTTTCTATCGTGGCCACAGCTAGCGCAAGGATAGATTCTTGCCGAAACGACTAGAAAGAAAATGGAATCACGCACGCAAAGCAGCAGCAATCGGCTAAGCTAGTGCCGCATGCATggcatctatctatctatctatctatctatctatctatctatctatctatctatctatctatctatctatctatctatcatccatccatccatccttgCTGCTGATGTGGATGCACGCACCCTAGCTATCACCGATCACCTGGCTAGCTGCTACCACCTGGCCTATAAATCCCCCGTCGCCATGGTGCGCATTGCCGTGTGAGGGTCAGAGCTCAGAGGAACCACACGCAGACAAATAACCACCAGCAGGTAACATGGACGTGTACGGTGGTGAGCGCTACTATGGCAGttacggcggcgccggcggcctggccACGCCCGGGTACGCGCCGCCGGTTCCGTACGGCATGTCGCAGGTGAACATCGAGGGGCACGGGTGCGGGCGTCCGCTTCCGCCGCAGCCGACGGTGAAGGTGTACTGCCGCGCCAACCCCAACTACGCCCTGACGATCCGCAACGGCAAGGTGGTGCTGGCGCCGGCGAACCCCAAGGACGACTACCAGCACTGGATCAAGGACATGCGGTGGAGCACGAGCGTCAAGGACGAGGAGGGGTACCCGGCCTTCGCGCTGGTGAACAAGGCCACCGGGGAGGCCATCAAGCACTCGCTGGGGCAGTCCCACCCGGTGCGCCTGGTGCCCTACAACCCCGACTTCCTGGACGAGTCGGTGCTCTGGACGGAGAGCCGCGACGTCGGCAACGGCTTCCGCTGCGTCCGCATGGTCAACAACATCTACCTCAACTTGGACGCCCTCCACGGCGACAAGTGGCACGGCGGCGTCCGCGACGGCACCGAGATCGTGCTCTGGAAGTGGTGCGAGGGAGACAACCAGCGCTGGAAGATCCAGCCATACTACTGATGATGATCGATCGACAAGCTACTTAATTAGCAGACTCGATCAGAtgatcagcagcagcaacacaCATGATGCATCGTCACGTACGACTACATACGAACGAACTGCTGGATCAGATCTTAATAAAATGAATAAATAAATTGAGCCTTGTCCTGCTgcctgcatgcatatagaattACAGATAGATAAAGCAGGAGACAAGAGCTTAATTACTTTACTTATGGTCATGTATGCATATGGTTGCAGCTGTGTATGTGTAATAATAAGTTGCAATACTTACCTACAGTATATAAACAGTATATACATATCGTGCGAAATACATAAAAACATTGTGATTAACTCGGACGGGCTGGGACTTGGTTCCAACTGCGGCCAACCCAATGAACGGGCAGCTATATATTGCCTAACAAAACAAGGCCCAAAGTTTCTTTTCGCCCCGGCCCATCTATCTCGCTTTgttccctttttttttggggtcagttggatccatgccactacaatttcacgatttttgatttcatgttgaaatcgatgccattgagtggcatgattttcaacgtgaaacccaatttcacggagttgtggtggcatgaatcgaattttccctttttttttaggGAGTGCCGGAATATCATCTGTTAAACTGCGCAGCAGTGACTGGTGAGTGTGCCTGCTGGTGGCGCGCACACCGCCGCACCGGCGAGCTAGTTGGCCGCGGCGCCTCCCATTCGACCGGCCGTCCACGAGTCAAAGCATGGCATGGCAGTAGGGCAGGGCCTGAGGCTCAAAACGCGGAGCAATCCGCGCATCAACCGGAGGACAAAAATAATTACTATAGCAATGGCGATGTATAGAATACTGTAGCAAAATACTGTAGCATGAGCGCTGTTTTATACTGCAGCGCGGAAACTGTTCATCTAGATCTAGTCGTTGATCTTGCAATAGACGGCTCTCAAGTCTACAGTGCTCGGTGAATTGCCTTCAGTAAGTCACTGAATCTCAATCCGCACCAACCTGCCCGGTAGTCCAAACCCAGTTGATAGGTGGTTAGAGAGAATCTGAATCCACAGTTGATAGGTGGCCCAAAGTTGTTCAGAAGATAGTGGACATGTTGGTGTGCTTCTCCAATTatttattatcttattatttggccaacaaacggagtctCCACGGTCGCACTCAAAGCCTAAAAATTCTcatgttaatcggagaaaatagaaaaataaaaaatacccACCACtcccattatgataaaaattagcctaaaatacccttgtgcctaattaaaaatcacccaccaataccattataaaaaattaaatataaaatatcatttagctatgtatcagttataaACATACAATTAATAGAaattaaagctaacaacaatcaatcaaaataaaataaaaataataaaaataatataatattattaaagctcaacaatcaaattgttattataggtagattatatttgaattgttttaaccaataatAAGATAATTTACAATAATGAGcagggtgatgtatgg
This portion of the Panicum virgatum strain AP13 chromosome 2N, P.virgatum_v5, whole genome shotgun sequence genome encodes:
- the LOC120662973 gene encoding ricin B-like lectin R40G2 — encoded protein: MSWFGHHHHQPAPAASGPNQVFKIFCRANDNYCLAVRDGAVVLAPANPKDIHQHWYKDMRFSTRVKDEEGMPAFALVNKATGLAIKHSLGQSHPVKLVPFNPEEEDASVLWTESKDVGKGFRCIRMVNNTRLGFDAFHGDKDHGGVHDGTTVVLWEWCKGENQSWKILPWGPEADSPAAGPGNASVGGVPVHTVRIFCKAGEDYSLTARNGTACLAPTNPRDEYQHWIKDMRHSNRVRDEEGYPAFALVNKVTGEAIKHSTGQGHPVKLVPYNPDYQDESVLWTESRDVGSGFRCLRMVNNIYLNFDAFHGDKAHGGVHDGTEIVLWKWCEGDNQRWKILPWSPAGNMDVYGGERYYGSYGGAGGLATPGYAPPVPYGMSQVNIEGHGCGRPLPPQPTVKVYCRANPNYALTIRNGKVVLAPANPKDDYQHWIKDMRWSTSVKDEEGYPAFALVNKATGEAIKHSLGQSHPVRLVPYNPDFLDESVLWTESRDVGNGFRCVRMVNNIYLNLDALHGDKWHGGVRDGTEIVLWKWCEGDNQRWKIQPYY